The DNA region AAAATTGCACAATATGAGTTGTTTCTATTTTATTGCAATCTCTCGCTTGAAAAAACGGTCGATTTTCTAGAGTAACCGTAGTAAAgcaaaatatattcaatataaaatcgAACAAGAGTGGTATTTTCCACAAGTCACATGTTCTTTTCAGCCGCGATAAAGATTCAACGTTGTTTTATACCATTTATATCAACCATCTTTACGATCAATTAAAAATCTAATCAGAGTCTAGAAGGAATCTACGCCGGAATCGAAAACTCGTTACTAATTTATGATTCTTTCAAAGCCACGATTAGGTTGAATATAAACGCCCACGTGGAAATCCATAATTGACGTTCACGAAGTAGTAAGAAGTGGAGGGGATGGTTCCAttcataaatattcaaataGGAATGGATAAGCTACATAAAAGGAGATTTTACTGATGGAGAACATGCAACACCATCGACTCACTTGTTGCAAAATCCACCTATTATTGGAATAAATGTGTAATCTTTGACCTTCCATCGACAAAGAGGAGTGAATCAAAACCGCAAGAAGAAGAACAAATTCAAACCGCAAATAAACATCAAGAAAAACGTCCAGTGTTTTTCGTAAATCGTGTGTGATCCTGAATCTTAAAGACCTCCACGATGGACCACACGGTATCTAATAAGCGAAAGTCAAACTTGATTTGCAGGAAATAAAGCGGTCTTTGTTCGATGGTATATATCACGGAGAAATTTCAGAACAGGAACATAGCAAAATCTAGATATCTCACTCTGATCTAGCTCATAACAACCTATTAGTCGTGGATAAGAATTGCTTCCTGTATATGAGATAATTTGCTTGATAATATCAGCCATATCAAGATGGTTGGATTGATTCAAGCCAAAGACATTTTATTCCAAATAGCATTTGAAGTACTCAGTGAGTACttgaaagttttaaaattttctaGGTATCtcatgttaaaatatttccCCTAGCAATAATCAATTTATCCATTGACATATCTCTCTCTCTTCCGATTTCTAATTTCATCGAGGAGAATTTGGAAGCATCCATCAATAGCTAACCAGTCCGCCCACTCAGCTTATACCAATTTGAAAGCAACTCATCCTCCAACTCGCACATACAACTTTTCAAACCTCGTTGCACTAATCGGTTGTCACTGTTATTCCATTCCTGCAGTTGGCACTCCTGAACTTCACTCCTCGTTCGAgaggaataaattattatttcaagtTGGCGTAAAACAGAATGTAAGGACCAAATCTCTGCTATAACACACCTTAAGAAGTTAAATATGGTATCGAAAAACTCATATCTTGTTGTCTAGCTGTAGGAGAGTCGTTTATAATCAAACTGAATGTTTATTTACAACTCTATGGTTATGTTGTGATGTAATTATTCGTTTTTGGTTGTTGATCTATGATTGAAGCTCAAACCAAACTATTTCGTGTACAACTAAAGTGCTCAGCAGTCGCAGACTAAAATGTCTAATTTCTTTACTTATTGTTCgttttttcttttcagtttGTATCGGTACGAATGCCAGGATGTCAGTGCCGTCCAACAGAGAACATCACTACGCCAACCTTAAGGATAGGTTCACGAACTGTACATATGTGGATGGTAATTTGGAGTTGACGTGGTTGAAAGACGAGAATTTAGATCTTAGTTTCCTTCAGTACATAAGGGAAGTAACAGGGTACGTCCTTATATCTCACGTAGAGATCAAGAGGATAGTGTTGCCAAAGCTACAAATCATTAGAGGAAGGACCTTGTTCCGAATGAACAACGGAGGAGAGGAATTCTCTCTAATAGTGTCATTGTCCAAGATGTACACACTTGAACTGCCCGCTCTAAGAGACGTCCTTAGTGGAAATATAGGACTTTTCAACAATTACAATCTATGTCACGTGAAGACAATAAACTGGAATGAAATTATGTCTGATCCAAACTCCAAATATAGTTACGTATACAATTTCACTTCTCCCGAAAGAGAATGCCCCCCTTGTGATAAAAAATGCGAAGCAGGCTGTTGGGGGGAAGGTGAAGAGAATTGCCAAAAGTTCTCCAAGGAAAACTGCAGTCCGCAGTGCTTCCAAGGTAGATGCTTCGGTCCCCAACCGAGGGAATGCTGCCATCTCTTTTGCGCGGGTGGCTGTGTTGGACCAAAACAGAGCGACTGCATAGCTTGTAAGAATTTCTACGACGATGGTGTGTGTACGCAAGAATGTCCCCCCATGCAGATCTACAACACTGTCAATTATTCTTGGGAGCCAAATCCTAAAGGAAAATACGCGTATGGTGCTACTTGCGTCAAAAATTGCCCTGAACATTTGCTCAAAGACAATGGAGCTTGCGTTAGGACCTGTCCACCTCAGAAACGAGCGAAAAATGGGGAGTGTATACCATGCGAAGGACCTTGCCCCAAAACCTGCCCTGGTAGTGACGGACCCGTCCACTCAGGCAATATTGAAAGCTACCGTGGTTGCACAGTAATAGAAGGCCATCTTCATATCCTAGAAAACAGTTTCAACCCTTACCAACAGATTTTCGCAAATTACACTTTTGGCGAGAGATACCCAGCTATGCATCCAGATAAACTAGAGGTATTCAGCACTCTCAAAGAAGTAACAGGCTTCATAGATATTCAAGCTACTCATCCAGACTTCAAAAACCTCTCATACTTCCGCAACTTAGAAATCATAGGTGGAAGAGAGTTGCATGAGTACTTCTCATCGTTATACATCGTCAAAACTTCCCTGCAGTCCCTCGAACTCAAAtccttgaaaaaaatcaattcggGCACAGTGACCATTCTGGAAAATAAGGATTTGTGTTTGGCGTCCAGTATAAACTGGTCGAAGATAAGGAAGAGTAAGGAGCACAACTTGATGATTGGCAACAACCAGAATCCGGAAGTTTGCAAGAGGAAGAAGTTGGTGTGCGATGACCAATGCAGCGAAGATGGATGTTGGGGTGCTGGACCTGACCAGTGCGTTTCATGTGCCCATTTCAGACTTAGCGATACGTGTTTGCAGAATTGTAGCATATTACCTGGGTAAGTCGACTTTACACTTGAAAACCATACCAATAATAACCTTCTCCTAATCGTTACTGATTAAATGTTTCGTTTTCCAGAACATACCAAGCTACATACAACGAATGCAAGCCATGTCATGAAGAATGCGGATCATCCTGTACTGGACCAACAGCAGACAAATGCACAACCTGCAAACACTTCAAAGATGGCCCGTTCTGCGTGTCTAAGTGCCCGATCAATAAATTCGAGGAGAATGGAATATGCAAACCCTGCCACAATAACTGCGTGGATGGATGTACTGGTCCTAAAAATATCGTGGGTCCTGGTGGTTGCAATTCTTGCGAGAAAGCCATCATGAGGGAAAACTCCATGGATATCTGTCTTAGGAAAGACGAGTCTTGTCCCGATGGTTACTATGACGATTGGGTTGTGCCACACGAGCAGGCGTCTCTTTTGAAACCATTGGCCGGGAAAGCCATATGTAGAAAATGCCACCCGAGGTAAATTCTTCAATGAAATGTCTTGAGTGAACCTCTGATTTGTGTTTAATTCTTCCAGGTGTGAGACGTGTACAGGCTATGGTTTCCATGTTTTGATGTGTACCAGATGTGCCAAATACAGAGATGGAGAGCAGTGCGTAGACGACTGCCCTTCAGATAACTACCCTGACGACAACTCAAGAGAATGCAAGCAATGCCACCCAGAATGTAGAGGATGCAAAGGACCAGGACCGGAACATTGTCACGTCtgccaaaatttcaaaatctacgAAGATAACGACGTGAACGAAAATAACAGTTTCACCTGCGTAGCAACGTGTCCACAGGAGTTACCTCACAGAACATTCCCCGTCAATTCGAGTGCTTATTGTACGGATAAGTCCACAGCATCCATGTTCATCACATCTTTGGATAATGGCAAAAGTCTTTTGATTGTGGCTTGTGTGGTAGTCGGATTGTTCATGTCAGTAGTAGTTATCGTGATATTCCTATACTGTTACTGTAGGAAGATGAAGGAAAAGGAAAATGCCTTAAAGATGACACTTACGTTGGCTGCTATCGAAGACGAACCTTTGAGACCAACGAACGTTATGCCGAATGTTGCTCAATTGAGGATTATCAAGGAGACTGAGATTAGGAAGGGAAGTTTCCTTGGGTTTGGAGCTTTTGGTACTGTGTACAAGGTAAGAATTACAACAAGTAATATTTGAGCATATTGTGAATGTTTTTTTCTTGTAGGGTGTGTGGATACCAGAGGGTGAGCATAATAAGATTCCAGTAGCTATCAAAGTTCTTCGAGAGGATACTGGCGCCAATACTAGTAAAGAATTCTTGGAAGAAGCTTACATTATGGCAACTGTGGACCATCCCAATCTACTTCAACTCCTAGCTGTTTGTATGACTTCCGACATGATGTTAGTGACTCAGTTGATGCCACTTGGTTGTCTGTTGGATTTCGTCAGGAATAACAGAGAAAAAATTGGATCCAAGTATCTTCTGAACTGGTGTACACAGATCGCTAGAGGTGTGTGTTCAATAGGTGTATTTATCGTATCATGTTGTTATCTTCGTTTTGTTTTCAGGAATGGCGTACCTAGAGGAGAAACGACTTGTCCATAGGGATTTAGCAGCGCGAAATGTTTTAGTACAAACTCCGGGATGTGTGAAAATCACCGATTTTGGTCTTGCCAAGCTCCTGGACATCAACGAGGAAGAGTACAAAGCGGCCGGCGGTAAGATGCCGATCAAATGGCTGGCTCTGGAATGCATCCAACACAGGATATTCACGCACAAATCAGACGTTTGGGCATTCGGAGTGACAGTCTGGGAACTCTTGACTTTCGGCAAGAGGCCCTACGATAATATACCTGCTAGAGATGTACCTGAAATTTTGGAGAAGGGAGAAAGACTGCCCCAGCCTTCCGTTGCTAGCATCGACATCTACATGGTCATGATCAAATGTTGGATGTTGGACGCGGAGAGTCGTCCCAGTTTCAAGGAGCTTGTGGATGAATTTTCGAAGATGGCTAGGGACCCTGGGAGATATCTTGCCATTCCTGGAGACAAGTTCATGAGGCTGCAGAATTCTCAGATCATTCACGTGAGTATCGATCTCACTTCCATGAATCGCTGTTACGATTCTGTCGATAAAAGTCTAAGAAAACCTTTCTTTTAGGATCCGAGGTCATTTGGGACACCAAGCATCGAAACATCAGAATCCCACTCTGAAGGGGGTGTAGGGGAAGAGTACCTACAGCCCAAATCAAGAGCTCCTCTTCGAGTATTGTCTTCCTTGACTCCCATACCTTCCAATAGCGATAAATTGTGGCCTTCCTTATCACACTTCTCTGAGGGAAGCATGGCCTCTCAGTATCAGAATAATTTCAATCAGAAACTCCTGAGGTATTCGCAGAACAGGAGTCAAGAACCTACCTCGATGGGCACGATGCAGTCGGACATTTCGAAGTACAGGTTAGTTGGTTGATTATGAAATCTTTTGGTTGCTATTATCACACTTTCTCGTGAATTTTTTAATCTATTTCTGATGTCATGTTTTACCAATGCCTTTTTTCCAGTGGAGAATCAGGGAAGATGCGAGAAGACACAGGTTCAGATGAATACGATTCCGCGAGCAGATCTCAAGCCCAGGTAGGAAATCTCAAACTCAATCTCCCTGTAGATGAGGATGACTACTTAATGCCTTCACCACAGAATTCAGTAGCAGCGTCAGCCTACGTTGACATCATAGACACGAAGTCGGACAGTGGTACCAACACCTACGTGACCTATCCAGAGTTCTACAACACGAACATCGACAACCCAGAGTACCTAATGAACAACGAGGCCCCCACCCAGACTGTAGGCCTACCGACAGTGCCTGAATTTGTACAAGCAACAGCGTCTTCCGCGAATTCTGATAGTTCTATGGTGCCGCCCTTACAGACCCCTAGAAGCTCCGAAGAAGAATCCGACCACGAGTACTACAACGACTTTGACAGGATGCAGAGGGAATTGCAGCCTCTGAAGTGCAGTAACGACGCTACGGTAGTTGGTTGGAATGTATGAACCTCAAAGCCTTCTTATCCTGGAAAATTAAAGACACTTGAAGGGGAAATTGTCCCCAGTGATGAAGTTCAAAAACTGAGAATATTTTCTgcgaaaaatttttatattcgaGGAGCTCTAGACTCATGCCAAAATCTTCAGTGTTGAAGAAGtgataaaatcatatcttttataaTTATGTACATTTCGGCACTGATTGTCTTTAGCGTTTCTGAAATTTTTACACATTTCGATTAATCGAAACCTACTGCTGTGCGCACAATATTTTTATTGGGACTTTCCCACATAGGGCCTGTATAGTGCCTGTAGTACTTCCTGAAAAGGGCTGTGCCAAAAGAAGAATGATTCCGTGTTACTTAAAAGAATAGATAGGTCGTAGTTGCTAAGTCCCTCAAAACTGTCAATCGAAAAGAGAAATGACAATAACTTAGTGCCATTTGGGTTATGGCAGACTGTACATAATTTTGAATGTGTTTTCCTGTACAGAAATGATGTAGATATAGTTTTTTAATGCTAATATATTGGGTGAGCTATGGAATCTGCCAATATTGAGCGGACGCCGATTTCAGTCGACATAACCTCAAAATTCTTGTGATTTCGTTTAAAATCTCCACTTCCCATTATGTAAAATATACCcaaagatatcgattgaaatcgGGGTTTGAACTGATATATCCTGATTGATGTAATCTTGCCCTCTCTTATCTGTGATATACCTATAACTAATGTAACTTGTATAAAATCATATTTGAACAAATAATTTTGTAAAGCACGAGACAATTCCTTCATTGTATATTGATAATGCCTCCTATGATTTTCTATTGAATTAAAATCTCAACTTTATGTAATTTTAAATCTGTCGAATTTTATGATTTGTTGATTCTGTTTATTTGTTTGCGCTATGTTCGTGCCATTATTTTTTATGTATCAAGTGCCTTAGTGTAATTGAGATATGGATGAATTCTTTACATATTTGTATATTTAATgaagaaattaataaatatatattgaataaatcTACTTTCATTGCAAATTCACGAAATTCAAATGGATATGATTATTAATTCTCATCATGGGTCCAATTGGTCATCAAATACGAAGAGTAGTATCTGTGGAGACCTTTATTTCCtactgaaaaacattgaaaaaataaatcttaAATTCGAACATATCCTGGTAAGGGTTCTATTTTTCTATGACGGAATGTATTTGAAGAACAGTGAATACTGGTAATCTGAGATCAATAATTCTCAAAGGCTCTTATTGAAGTTTAACACTGAACCAagttttttccttattttggGCGATGTCCATTTGTGTGAGGCTGTCTGTGCTGAGTTCATTTCGTTGGTTGAGACACCTTCGTCCACATCCTCCGCCTCTGTTTTGATTTCCATTTTCTGCGAAGCAAGAAAGATGAATCAGATTGAATTCAAGAACAAAATAGGAATCAGCACAGAATCTCATTTTTCAAGCTTTAATCCTATCGTTTGATTCATTTCTCTGCAAGCTGATCTTTCTAGAACTAAACAGCCTTCTACACTCACCTGAACGATAAGTCTCAAAAATTGTTGTTGAGTTTCAAGAGCATAAGCAAGTTCCTTGAGCCGCTTCTTCGTTTTGGAAATTTCCGTAACTAGATAATCCTCTGTGTTATCTACTCCAACAACGTCCATAGCTTGGATGAAAGGAAGAGGAGTCAGTATCAGTTCGCATTTTAATTAGACTCATTTTCGACAACAGTTAATTGATTGAATAAAGACGGATTAGTAGCTTGAAACTGAGCTTGGGGGATGGAGATAGGAAAATTGCAAATACACGAACTTCATTTCGAGCTTGGAAGTTCAAGAAGCAGATAAAACTGCGAAATCTGTAGAGTTGCACAGTTGATACTTGGAGTATTTTGATGAgatattcatattttcaattgaattcatTGAATTAAGGTAAAATTTTCACTGTTCCTTCCTACTGTTTTGAAACATCATGGTAGTCGTCATTTGAGAATCTTTAAATTACATTTTCATCTCGTGTAATTATTATTGTCAAACGATATAATCAATTTTTTAGCTCCAATGTGTTGAAGAATAGAGAATACTCCCTCTGACGAAAatggtattttttatgaaaaatctttgaaacgtctcattttgaaataaccatttcaaccgtttcccaaaaaaaattattttaagcacttaaaaatgaaaaattaaaatgggtatttaaagtttgaagcgttttgtgagaattgcataagctggcaa from Coccinella septempunctata chromosome 1, icCocSept1.1, whole genome shotgun sequence includes:
- the LOC123318168 gene encoding epidermal growth factor receptor isoform X2, with amino-acid sequence MMSPGMGTISRYHLVGVLFLLVLVSVDCGKRHKGAQKGDHVSVNAAKSLQRHIQDRDRSVTLRDYARDRSQERNLNKGKICIGTNARMSVPSNREHHYANLKDRFTNCTYVDGNLELTWLKDENLDLSFLQYIREVTGYVLISHVEIKRIVLPKLQIIRGRTLFRMNNGGEEFSLIVSLSKMYTLELPALRDVLSGNIGLFNNYNLCHVKTINWNEIMSDPNSKYSYVYNFTSPERECPPCDKKCEAGCWGEGEENCQKFSKENCSPQCFQGRCFGPQPRECCHLFCAGGCVGPKQSDCIACKNFYDDGVCTQECPPMQIYNTVNYSWEPNPKGKYAYGATCVKNCPEHLLKDNGACVRTCPPQKRAKNGECIPCEGPCPKTCPGSDGPVHSGNIESYRGCTVIEGHLHILENSFNPYQQIFANYTFGERYPAMHPDKLEVFSTLKEVTGFIDIQATHPDFKNLSYFRNLEIIGGRELHEYFSSLYIVKTSLQSLELKSLKKINSGTVTILENKDLCLASSINWSKIRKSKEHNLMIGNNQNPEVCKRKKLVCDDQCSEDGCWGAGPDQCVSCAHFRLSDTCLQNCSILPGTYQATYNECKPCHEECGSSCTGPTADKCTTCKHFKDGPFCVSKCPINKFEENGICKPCHNNCVDGCTGPKNIVGPGGCNSCEKAIMRENSMDICLRKDESCPDGYYDDWVVPHEQASLLKPLAGKAICRKCHPRCETCTGYGFHVLMCTRCAKYRDGEQCVDDCPSDNYPDDNSRECKQCHPECRGCKGPGPEHCHVCQNFKIYEDNDVNENNSFTCVATCPQELPHRTFPVNSSAYCTDKSTASMFITSLDNGKSLLIVACVVVGLFMSVVVIVIFLYCYCRKMKEKENALKMTLTLAAIEDEPLRPTNVMPNVAQLRIIKETEIRKGSFLGFGAFGTVYKGVWIPEGEHNKIPVAIKVLREDTGANTSKEFLEEAYIMATVDHPNLLQLLAVCMTSDMMLVTQLMPLGCLLDFVRNNREKIGSKYLLNWCTQIARGMAYLEEKRLVHRDLAARNVLVQTPGCVKITDFGLAKLLDINEEEYKAAGGKMPIKWLALECIQHRIFTHKSDVWAFGVTVWELLTFGKRPYDNIPARDVPEILEKGERLPQPSVASIDIYMVMIKCWMLDAESRPSFKELVDEFSKMARDPGRYLAIPGDKFMRLQNSQIIHDPRSFGTPSIETSESHSEGGVGEEYLQPKSRAPLRVLSSLTPIPSNSDKLWPSLSHFSEGSMASQYQNNFNQKLLRYSQNRSQEPTSMGTMQSDISKYSGESGKMREDTGSDEYDSASRSQAQNSVAASAYVDIIDTKSDSGTNTYVTYPEFYNTNIDNPEYLMNNEAPTQTVGLPTVPEFVQATASSANSDSSMVPPLQTPRSSEEESDHEYYNDFDRMQRELQPLKCSNDATVVGWNV
- the LOC123318168 gene encoding epidermal growth factor receptor isoform X3, which encodes MCGFPFRTMGCLLCLLGILGTILGLVHSGDAVIEERVCIGTNARMSVPSNREHHYANLKDRFTNCTYVDGNLELTWLKDENLDLSFLQYIREVTGYVLISHVEIKRIVLPKLQIIRGRTLFRMNNGGEEFSLIVSLSKMYTLELPALRDVLSGNIGLFNNYNLCHVKTINWNEIMSDPNSKYSYVYNFTSPERECPPCDKKCEAGCWGEGEENCQKFSKENCSPQCFQGRCFGPQPRECCHLFCAGGCVGPKQSDCIACKNFYDDGVCTQECPPMQIYNTVNYSWEPNPKGKYAYGATCVKNCPEHLLKDNGACVRTCPPQKRAKNGECIPCEGPCPKTCPGSDGPVHSGNIESYRGCTVIEGHLHILENSFNPYQQIFANYTFGERYPAMHPDKLEVFSTLKEVTGFIDIQATHPDFKNLSYFRNLEIIGGRELHEYFSSLYIVKTSLQSLELKSLKKINSGTVTILENKDLCLASSINWSKIRKSKEHNLMIGNNQNPEVCKRKKLVCDDQCSEDGCWGAGPDQCVSCAHFRLSDTCLQNCSILPGTYQATYNECKPCHEECGSSCTGPTADKCTTCKHFKDGPFCVSKCPINKFEENGICKPCHNNCVDGCTGPKNIVGPGGCNSCEKAIMRENSMDICLRKDESCPDGYYDDWVVPHEQASLLKPLAGKAICRKCHPRCETCTGYGFHVLMCTRCAKYRDGEQCVDDCPSDNYPDDNSRECKQCHPECRGCKGPGPEHCHVCQNFKIYEDNDVNENNSFTCVATCPQELPHRTFPVNSSAYCTDKSTASMFITSLDNGKSLLIVACVVVGLFMSVVVIVIFLYCYCRKMKEKENALKMTLTLAAIEDEPLRPTNVMPNVAQLRIIKETEIRKGSFLGFGAFGTVYKGVWIPEGEHNKIPVAIKVLREDTGANTSKEFLEEAYIMATVDHPNLLQLLAVCMTSDMMLVTQLMPLGCLLDFVRNNREKIGSKYLLNWCTQIARGMAYLEEKRLVHRDLAARNVLVQTPGCVKITDFGLAKLLDINEEEYKAAGGKMPIKWLALECIQHRIFTHKSDVWAFGVTVWELLTFGKRPYDNIPARDVPEILEKGERLPQPSVASIDIYMVMIKCWMLDAESRPSFKELVDEFSKMARDPGRYLAIPGDKFMRLQNSQIIHDPRSFGTPSIETSESHSEGGVGEEYLQPKSRAPLRVLSSLTPIPSNSDKLWPSLSHFSEGSMASQYQNNFNQKLLRYSQNRSQEPTSMGTMQSDISKYSGESGKMREDTGSDEYDSASRSQAQVGNLKLNLPVDEDDYLMPSPQNSVAASAYVDIIDTKSDSGTNTYVTYPEFYNTNIDNPEYLMNNEAPTQTVGLPTVPEFVQATASSANSDSSMVPPLQTPRSSEEESDHEYYNDFDRMQRELQPLKCSNDATVVGWNV
- the LOC123318168 gene encoding epidermal growth factor receptor isoform X1, which gives rise to MMSPGMGTISRYHLVGVLFLLVLVSVDCGKRHKGAQKGDHVSVNAAKSLQRHIQDRDRSVTLRDYARDRSQERNLNKGKICIGTNARMSVPSNREHHYANLKDRFTNCTYVDGNLELTWLKDENLDLSFLQYIREVTGYVLISHVEIKRIVLPKLQIIRGRTLFRMNNGGEEFSLIVSLSKMYTLELPALRDVLSGNIGLFNNYNLCHVKTINWNEIMSDPNSKYSYVYNFTSPERECPPCDKKCEAGCWGEGEENCQKFSKENCSPQCFQGRCFGPQPRECCHLFCAGGCVGPKQSDCIACKNFYDDGVCTQECPPMQIYNTVNYSWEPNPKGKYAYGATCVKNCPEHLLKDNGACVRTCPPQKRAKNGECIPCEGPCPKTCPGSDGPVHSGNIESYRGCTVIEGHLHILENSFNPYQQIFANYTFGERYPAMHPDKLEVFSTLKEVTGFIDIQATHPDFKNLSYFRNLEIIGGRELHEYFSSLYIVKTSLQSLELKSLKKINSGTVTILENKDLCLASSINWSKIRKSKEHNLMIGNNQNPEVCKRKKLVCDDQCSEDGCWGAGPDQCVSCAHFRLSDTCLQNCSILPGTYQATYNECKPCHEECGSSCTGPTADKCTTCKHFKDGPFCVSKCPINKFEENGICKPCHNNCVDGCTGPKNIVGPGGCNSCEKAIMRENSMDICLRKDESCPDGYYDDWVVPHEQASLLKPLAGKAICRKCHPRCETCTGYGFHVLMCTRCAKYRDGEQCVDDCPSDNYPDDNSRECKQCHPECRGCKGPGPEHCHVCQNFKIYEDNDVNENNSFTCVATCPQELPHRTFPVNSSAYCTDKSTASMFITSLDNGKSLLIVACVVVGLFMSVVVIVIFLYCYCRKMKEKENALKMTLTLAAIEDEPLRPTNVMPNVAQLRIIKETEIRKGSFLGFGAFGTVYKGVWIPEGEHNKIPVAIKVLREDTGANTSKEFLEEAYIMATVDHPNLLQLLAVCMTSDMMLVTQLMPLGCLLDFVRNNREKIGSKYLLNWCTQIARGMAYLEEKRLVHRDLAARNVLVQTPGCVKITDFGLAKLLDINEEEYKAAGGKMPIKWLALECIQHRIFTHKSDVWAFGVTVWELLTFGKRPYDNIPARDVPEILEKGERLPQPSVASIDIYMVMIKCWMLDAESRPSFKELVDEFSKMARDPGRYLAIPGDKFMRLQNSQIIHDPRSFGTPSIETSESHSEGGVGEEYLQPKSRAPLRVLSSLTPIPSNSDKLWPSLSHFSEGSMASQYQNNFNQKLLRYSQNRSQEPTSMGTMQSDISKYSGESGKMREDTGSDEYDSASRSQAQVGNLKLNLPVDEDDYLMPSPQNSVAASAYVDIIDTKSDSGTNTYVTYPEFYNTNIDNPEYLMNNEAPTQTVGLPTVPEFVQATASSANSDSSMVPPLQTPRSSEEESDHEYYNDFDRMQRELQPLKCSNDATVVGWNV